In the Blautia coccoides genome, GGATGGTTCTGGTGGAAGGCAATGGAAAAAGCCTTGCGAAGGTATATAACCCGATGATCGTAAGTGCAGCGTATAAGAATAATACCTTAAATGACGGTTCTGTTTCAGGAACTGATAATTGGACACTTGCCGAAGGTCAGACGGTTGCAAAGGCTACAGAGCCAACAGTTACAAAAGGAATTGTAAATGGTGAGGGGAAGGAAGTAAAAGGTGATGACAAAGCTGTCGGCGATACAGTGAACTTTGTAGTCAAAAGTCAGATCCCTTCCTATGGATCAGAATATACAAAGGTAGTATATAAGCTTACAGATACATTGAGTGCGGGACTTACGCTGAAGCAAGATTCTATAGTGGTGAAGGTAGACAATGGAGATACGGGGACAGATGCATGTACAGTTACTCCGTCGGGTCAGGGATATGAGATTGTTTTTGCAGAAAACTATATTAGAAATCATGGTCAGTCTCATGTTGAAGTTACATATAGTGCAACCCTTAATGAGAAGGCAGTCAGCGGATATGATGCGGATACGAATACGGTCACACTGGATTATTCTACAAAGTTCGATGGAACTACCAGCAGTAAGACAGATAAGACATACCATTATACCTTCGGTATTGATTCAGCTCTGACAGGAAAGAGTGGGCTGACTACAATCACAAAGACTCATGAGATTATTAAAGTAAATGCCAACGAATATACACAGAAGACATATACAGATGAAGAGTACACAGAAGGAATTACCGGTGCATTGGATGGTGCGGAGTTTACTCTCTACAAGGCTGACGGCAAGACCGTGGTAGGTACTGCGAAGTCAAGTACGACAGGACATCTTGAATTCATAGGTCTGGATGCGGGAAGCTATGTTTTGAAGGAGACAAAAGCACCGTCAGGATTTAAAGTGGATGCGACGGAACATACAGTTGTCATCACCGCGGAGTATAATACGGATGGAACGCTGAAGTCACATACGGTTACGATTGATGGCCAGGCGACCAGTACTTATGCAGCGACATACAATGGAGATGGCACAGTGAAGGAAATTACCAAAACAGTGGAAGGTACTTCAGTTTTCAAAAATACAACGATAGGAGAACTTCCATCCACAGGAGGAATGGGAACTTATCTCTTTACCATTGTCGGCGTATTCATTATGGCAGTGGCTGCAGGCATGTTAATCTTCAGAAGAAAACGTGGTTAATATAGGTTATTGAATTCGCCCCCGGTATAAGCCGGGGGCGAAAATGACAACATGGAGTAGTTTATGAAAAGATTTGTGAAAAATGCAGGATTCATCTTGCTTTTCATGGGTGGATTATTGACTGTATTATATCCGACGATCAGCAATCGATGGAATGAGAAGCGTTTTCAGCAGCTAATCACAACATATGATTACATGGCAGAAGAACAAGAGGGAGTTAGCGAAGAGGTAGAGGCAGTCAGACAGTACAATCAGACGCTGACAGGCTCTAAAGTGCCGGATGCATTTTCGGTAAGAGACAATGTAAAAGATGCTGATTATGAAAATCTTTTGAATGTAAGCAACAACGGAATTATGGGAAGTATAGAGATTCCGGCAATTGATATCAAGCTGCCTGTCTATCACTATACGACGGATGAAGTACTGCAAAAGGGAGTGGGACATCTCTTTGGAAGCTCTCTTCCGATCGGAGGGGAGAGTACTCATTGTGTTTTGTCTGCTCATCGAGGTCTCCCAAACAGCAAACTTTTTACAGATTTGAATCTGTTGAAAAAGGGAGATACATTTTATATAAAGGTATACGATGAAGTTCTTGCCTATGAAGTGGATGAGATACAGGTGGTAGAACCAAAAGAGACAGAAGCGCTTGCAATAGAGGAAGGGAAAGATTATGTAACTCTTATCACCTGTACTCCTTATGCAGTCAATACACACCGCCTTCTGGTACGGGGATGTCGTATCCCTTATGACGAAGAAGAATATATGGAGACCCTGCAAAATGTAAGGCCAAGGATCAGCTCTTCTGTGTGGATTCATATGCTTTGTATCATAGCCGGAGTCGGAATAGCAGTTGTTGTGTGCAGGATACTTCCGGACGGGTTTGGGAAAAAGTATGGAGAAAAGAAGAAAAAGAAAAGGTAAAAGAAAGGTAGACTTTCTGCTTATATTATTCTTCTTTGCAGGAGCGGGATTTCTTTTGTATCCCAGTTTCAGTAATATGTGGAATCAATATCGGAACAGTCTGTTGATGACAGAATATACAGATGGTGTAAGAAGCCTTTCGGAAGATGAGCGTGAGCAGATATGGAGGAAAGCGCAGGAATATAATAACAGTCATGTGACAAATGTTGTGACAGATGCATTTGCGGAAGATGAAGATGTGTCAGGTGAGGAATATGAGAATCTCTTGAATCCAGATGACAACGGCATAATGGGAAGTATTGCCATCCCCTCTGTAGATGTGAAACTCCCTATTTATCACGGAACCGGAGAAGCAGAACTGAAGAATGGGTGCGGACATCTGCACGGCACAAGTCTTCCGGTAGGAGGAACGGGAACTCATGCGGTACTGGCAGCACATCGGGGGCTGCCAAGTGCCAGACTCTTTACAGATCTTGACCGATTGAAATGCGGAGATCTGTTCTATATCACGATCATGGATAAAAAACTTGCATATAAGATAGATCAGATCACGACTGTACTGCCGGAGGAGACGGAGGCATTGGACATTGTAGATGGAGAAGACTATGTGACACTTATAACCTGCACACCCTATGCAGTCAATACACATCGTCTTTTGGTGCGAGGACATCGTGTTCCTTATGAAGAAGCACTTAAGAAAGAGCCGGATAGAACGATGGAAACGGAGGTGTTTCATCGGGAGGGAATGTTGATTCTTACAGCTTTTCTGGCAGTAGCTGTTTTGATAATAGTTGGAATCTATGGCAGACCTAAGAGTGGCAGAAAGAAAAAAAGCAGGAGGAAAAGGAATGGCAGATAATAGATTAAGATATGGAATCGTACGTGCCATAGCGGGAGCAGCAGTATTGTTGATATGCATAGTAGCCGTGGGAAATATCGAGGCAGCAGCTGCAGATACAGGTTCTATCTGTATTAAGTATTCCGGGCAGGATCAGGGAGATAAGGAGATTCCACTGGCAGGTGCGGAATTTGTCTTATATCAGGTTGGGACAATGAAGGACGGAGAATGGGTGCTTACCGAAGAATTCGAGGATTCGGGTGTGTCTCTGAAGGATAATACCGCATCAGGAAGAAGAGCGCAGGCTGAGAAATTGTGGAGCTATGCGATGGAGCAGCGGATACCAGGAACTCTAAAAAAGACGGATGAATCGGGAATGGCAGTGTATGACGAACTGAGAGAGGGATTTTATATGTCTGCCCAAACAGGGCAATTCGTGTATAGAAATCAGGTCGTATTCATATCTGTACCATCCCTGATCAGTATACCGGCAGAGATAGATGGAGAGGTAACATATCAGGTGACAATAGAACCCAAAAGCGAAAGAAAAACACCGGAGCCGCCGAAAGAAACTCCCAAATCTCCTGAAATAGTGAAGACGGGGGATAAATCAGCTTTCTGCGTATATGGAATGCTTCTTTTTATCAGTGCAGGAGTTGTTGTGAGTTTAGTAATATATAAGATTCGGAGGGAAGCAATTCTAAGAAAAAGACAGTCATGAAAAGCCTGTGTTCGGTTTTAGGAATGGCCCTGGCAGCTGGTCGTGATCAAAAGACAATAGTGGCTGTATCAAGTTTTTTACAGCGGTAAGTGCACATTGGATGAAAGAGGTTTCAGATATTGTCCCGCTTTGGAACACCGGGTGTTTTTTGTTGGCACTCTCATTATTGCAGGGGTAAGTCCAGCCTACGAACACAGATACCGGTCAGATTCAAAAACGGACATGCCAGCACCATTTCTGAAAGAAAAAAAGTGCAGACAGTTTTGATATTATTTTCCTATAAGACTGACACACTACAGAACACGTGGAGGTGAGTGGCGGGGTTGTATAGCGGCAACCTTACAATGTTATTTGTGTCGGTTATCCGTTAAGGCATCAATGAATGGTGTATAACGTAGCCCGTAAACTTATCTCATCCAAAGCCGACTCGATTCTACCGGATGACAAGTTACTGTCAGTTCTATGCCTATAATAGAGATGAGCAAAACGTTCGAATGGAAATTTGAGATTGGACGGTCTGCATGAGTAGGTTATGAACTCATATTCTGGAAACTGTCAAGAAGGGACTTCGAAGCAACAAAACCAGCGGTTATACAGGCGTGTACCAAATGAATGGAGAAGTATAGAGGGCATCTGTTATCAATTGTAACAAAGCGTCTACAGATACTAAACTTTCTACATTTTACTTTTTTGTGCCTGATGGATATTTTAGATTCAGGCCTACGTCAGTAAAATATCAATTGCTTTTGGCAGAAAAATGCGGTATCAAATATCTGAAACTTATAGTTGCATAATAGGCAAATAACATTTTACTGAAAGTTTAATTATATATACTGTCTCTTCATGTAAAAAGGGAATCTCATTCCATGACATAAAGGAGCAGTATATGTGCTGGAAAGAACTGCGAAGGATGAAAACCTAATTTTATATCGAGTGTTTGGAGGTGCCGTAATTCAAAATAGGATTGCGGCACTTTTCTTTTTGTGGACAGAAATTTGGCCAGTATGGTCTTTTTCGTGTGAGAAAGTCAGGTCACCGCCCACTCCGATTTGATTTCAAAAATTCAGATCGGAGGTTAAGAAAGGTTGACTTTTAATAAAGCAAAAGCAGAGAAAAAATGGCGGAAATGGAAAGAAGCAGAAGAGAAAAAACTTCGACAGCTCGGAATGAACGAAGAATCCATCCAAGAGCTCAGGCAGATGGATTGGGAAGATTTTAAGGAAGAACGCAGATATCGGGAACACTTAAGTCCAAGTCAGGAGAAATTAAATACCGGGACACAGCCAGAGACCTATCCAATGGTACAGACGATTCAACAGTTGTTTGACAGTCTGGAGAATGAACAGCTTTTACATACACTGTTGGATACGGATAAGAAAATATTACAGATTCTTCTTATGAAAATATGGGGATTTTCGGTAAAAGAAATTGATTGGTGCAGAGCAGATGAAGGCGGAAAACAATACAGGCAAAATAGCAGTCTGTTTTGTCATCTGAGAACCCGTAGTGCATCTGACGGGTGTTTACGATCAGTGCGTCATTTTCGTGAATGGTCAGTTTTTCTCCATTCACATAATAGACCATATGTCCTTTCAGTGCTTTCATATATTCGATATCCTCATGCCAGTGGCAGAGTGCTTCCATATTGGTGTAGGAGGAGAGCCACCGGTCTTTCAGGTACAGGGGGATATTGGGGGTGTTATAATGGACAATTTCCGAGGCGTCTTTTAAAATGCTTACTCCGTTCATAAAACCTCCTTCAAAAATACGATTGTTATAGGATAAGGGCATATTTTGATAGAATACACCTGATCAATACACTATTATTATACATGAAAATACTTGTTTGTGAAGGAGAAAAGAGATGGATAATATTACGCGCAGGGACGCCGGACTTCCCTACATATCAGATGATGCTGTATTTGAACAGCAGAAGGTCACAAGAAGACTTTTGAGAGAATTTAACACCACTGACCCCTCAGATTTTGAGACCCTGGGAAGACTGGCCGGACGGATCGTAGACGGCGCGGAGGAAAATGTTTCCATAATGCCTCCGTTTTACTGCGATTACGGCTTCCATATCCAGGTGGGCAAGGGATTTTTTGCGAATTATAACTGTACCATACTGGATGTGGCAAAGGTCACAATAGGAGAAAACGTTTTGTTTGCGCCGAATGTATCCATCTATACAGCAGGACACCCGGTGCATCCTGTATCCAGACAGTCAGGATATGAGTACGGAATTCCCGTATCCATCGGTAATAATGTTTGGATCGGAGGAAATGTAGTCATTACCCCGGGTGTGACCATAGGGGATAATGTTGTGATCGGCGCGGGCAGCGTGGTGACAAAAGATATTCCCGCCAATGTGGTGGCTGCGGGGAATCCCTGCCGTGTGATACGTGAGATCACAGACGCAGATAAGAAATACTATTACAAAGACAGAGAATTTGACCCGGAATCATGGGCTGAGATAGAGGCAATGGAAAACGGTGAGTGACAGAGGAATCTTTTATAAAAAATTGTTTACCCTGGTACTTCCCATTGCTTTCCAGAACTTTATGACAGCGGCAGTGAGTGCCTCAGATGCCATAATGCTGGGAGTCATCAGTCAGGAGGCCTTGTCGGCAGTTTCCCTTGCAGGACAGATACAGTTTGTCCTGAGTCTGTTTCTGGCGGCACTGACCATCGGAACCACCATCCTGGCAGCCCAGTATTGGGGGAAAGGGGATAAGGTGTCTGTGGAGAAAATCCTTGCCATTGCGCTGAGGTTTTCTTCTGCCATATCCCTGGTTTTCTTTCTGGGAACCTTGTTTATGCCGGAAACACTTATGGGGATTTTTACTCCGGATGCAGAGCTGACGGCACAGGGAGCGGAATATCTGCGTATCGTGGGTGTGTCCTACCTGCTGATGGGTATTTCCCAGATTTATCTGTGTATTATGAAAAACAGTGGCAATACCCTAAAGAGCACGGTGATCGGCTCTGTTTCCATGGTGACGAATATTGTACTGAACGCAGTCTTTATTTTCGGAGTCTGGAAGATTCCAGCCATGGGTATTGCAGGGGCAGCTCTGGCAACTGTGCTGTCAAGAGTGCTGGAGCTGGCCTGGGCATTTGCGGAGTCTTTGCGGCACGGAAGGGTAAAACTGCACGTGAGATATCTGTTTCACTCTGACGGGGATCTGAAGCGGGATTTCTTTCATTATACACTTCCTGTGCTGGGAAATGAACTGATATGGGGATGCGGATTTACCATGTATTCTGTTATCATGGGACATTTGGGCAGCGATGCGGTGGCAGCCAATTCCATTGCCAATATTGTGAAAAACCTCATCGCCTGTCTGTGTCTGGGACTTGCAAGCGGCGGCGGGATCATCGTTGGAAATGAGCTGGGAAAGGGAAACCTGTCCGGTGCAAAGGATTACGGAGACAGGCTCTGCCGGCTTTCCATCCTCATGGGCGCTCTGTCAGGTCTTCTGCTTCTTGGGCTAAGTCCTCTGATCCTGGGCTTTTCCAATTTGAGTCCAACGGCTCACGGATATCTGAAGGGAATGCTCTTTATGTGCACGTATTATCTCATAGGAAAGTCTGTGAATTCCACTGTGATCGCCGGCATTTTCTGCGCAGGGGGAGATTCCAGATTCGGCCTTTTCTGCGACGCGGTTACCATGTGGGCGGTGACAGTTCCGCTTGGGCTGCTGACTGCATTTTATTTTAAAATACCAATTTTGGCTGTGTATTTCATCATTAATCTGGATGAGATCATAAAGCTTCCGGCTGTTTACAGACATTATAAAAAATATAACTGGGTGAGGGATATCACCAGGAGCAGTCTGTAAAAAACAGCAGTACATTGTTACCTTTCAGGATGCCGCACCGATACCGGAAGAGAACCAAAAGCAGGAATATCTATATATAGACTAAACATCAAAAATATACAAAAAAGAGTAAGAACGGGGCAGTGGACGGATATGAGCAGAGTATTGATTATTGAGGATGATGAGATATTAAACGCAGGTCTTTGCTTTCACCTGCAGAGAAAGGAAATTGAGGTGGAGCCTGCGTATTCGCTGGCGGAGGCGGAGGAATATTTAAAGGGGCATGAACCGGATCTGATCCTTCTGGATGTGAATCTGCCGGATGGAAACGGTTTTGATTTTGCCCGGAAGGTGCTCACAAAACAGTCCGCTGCCTTTGTTTTTCTGACTGCCCACAATCTGGATAACGATGTGATACAGGGACTGCAGTTAGGGGCAGACGATTACATCACAAAACCCTTCAGCATCCGTGTGGTAGTGGAAAAAATACAGACCATTCTGCGAAGATGTGCCAGGGCGGATAAGGACTCCAAAATATATGTCTGTAAAAATCTGATAGTGGATTTTGAGAGAAGAACAGTCAGCAAAGACGGGCGGATGCTGACTCTGACACCTACGGAATTTAATCTGCTGGAGTTATTCTGCAGAAATCCAAACAGGATCCTTTCAAAGGAGCTTCTTCTTGAAAAAGTCTGGGATGACAGGGGAAATTATGTCAATGACCATGCACTCACATTAAATATCAGCAGGTTGAGAGGAAAGCTGGAGGACGGGGAGAACAACTGTATAAAAACCGTGTACGGCATGGGGTATGAATGGGTGGGAGGCAGCAGGTAATATGAAAAAAATCATACGACTCTTTCTCATAGCTTTTCATTTTCTGGCAGTATGCGGGGGAAGTATTTTTCTCTTTGTGCAGCCGGTATCCTTTTCCGCAAAGGTTATCTTGTGTGCTGTGCTATGGGGGCTATGGGCAGCCGGTATGGGCAGCTTCCTGTATTTCAGAAATCAGTATGTAAGATATTCCGGGGATGTATGCCGTTATGCCCAACAGATCATGGAGGGCAATCCGTGCTCGGAAGTGCAGAATCAGGAGACGCTGACCTCCAAGATGGTCATGGAACTTAAGAAAACAGGAGAGATCCTGGGGTATAAGGCCAGCGCTGCGGAGAAAGAAAAGGCAGAGACCCAGCAGTTAGTATCTGACATTACGCATCAGTTGAAAACACCGGTAACGAACATAAAAATGTATGGGGATACACTCTGCGAGGAGGAACTGTCAGGGGAAGAGGTGCGGCAGTTTGTTCAGGTCATAGTGCAGCAGATCGGCAAACTGGAATTTCTCATTGATGCCCTGTCTAAAATGTCACGTCTTGAGAGCAGGATGATGCATATGCATCCCGATCACTGCAAGGTGAACCGGACTGTTTCCCAGGCGATTGACACGGTTGCGTCCAGGGCAAAGGAGAAAGGGATTGAACTGCAGGTAAATGTCAGGGAAACGCTTGAGGTTTGTCATGACAGCAAATGGACTGCGGAAGCTCTGGGAAATATTCTGGATAATGCAGTGAAATATACGGAAAGCGGCGGTAAAATAATTGTAAGCGCACGGAATCTGGAAATGTATATTGTGATTTCTGTCAGTGATACCGGGATCGGCATAGATTCCGGGCATTACAACCAGATTTTCCAGAGATTTTACCGGGAGGCAAAGGCGGCGAAAACGGAGGGGTTGGGAATCGGATTATATCTGGCCCGGCAGATCATCACCCTGCAGGGGGGATACATAAAGGTAAGGTCAAAAGCGGGATACGGAACAGAATTTGAAGTGTTTCTTCCAAGAAGGGCGGCGTAATGCCGCCTTTTGTTTTGTATCGAAATTGGTACGATTGATGCAGAATATTGGTACGGGATTGAGAGAATGGACGGCTATAATGAAAGTATCACAGGAAAGGGGAACACAGTATGAATATATTACAGACAAGAAATCTCACGAAGTATTATGGAAAAGAGCCGCTTCTGGTGAAAGCTCTCGATGGTATCAATATGGAAATAGAGCAGGGGAGTTTCACTGCCATTGTAGGCCGGTCCGGTTCGGGTAAGAGTACGCTTCTGCACATGCTGGGCGGTCTGGACTGTCCCACAGGGGGAAGTGTGATGGTAGACGGGCAGGAGCTGAGCGGGCTTGACAGCAATGAACTGACCATTTTCAGGCGGCGTAAGATCGGATTTGTTTTTCAGAATTTCAATCTGATGCCTAATCTGAACATCTATGACAATATTGTCCTTCCGGTAGAACTGGATGGACGCAGTGCAGATGACAAATACCTGAAGGAGATTGTAACAGTCCTGGGTCTTGAGGACAAACTGAAGAGGAAACCGGGAAAGCTTTCCGGAGGACAGCAGCAGAGGGCAGCCATTGCCAGGGCACTGGTTACAAAACCGGCCATCATTCTGGCGGACGAACCCACAGGAAATCTGGATTCCCAGACAAGCCAGGAGGTGCTCGGACTGTTTCAGGCAGCCAGCAGAAGATTCCATCAGACACTTGTGATGATCACCCATAATGAGGAGATCGCCCAAGTGGCTGACAGAACCATCCGGATCGAAGATGGAAAGATTGTTGAGAGCGGGTGGTCTTCATGAATATTGATAAAAATAATAACAGAAGGGTTGTATGGAGAACTGCAAAGAGCAATTTACTGGGAAACAGACTGTATAGTTTCTTTACTGTCCTGACCATCATTTTGGCTGTCAGTCTGATAAGCGGTCTGGCTATGGTACAAAAATCTGCGGAAACGGAAAAACAAAAGATATTGGACACCATGCAGCATGTCATGTATATGAATATCACAGAGCAGCAGATGCAGGGTCTGTCAGAGGATGAGCAGACAGAGATGATGGTTCCCTATAAAGAGGGTAGTGAAGTCAAGGAAGATGGAGTGAAGCTGTATCCGTTTTATATAGAAAGCCACAGCAGCGGAATCGTTACCTATACTCCTGCGGAAGGAAAGGTTCCGGAGCTGGAAAATGAAATTGCTGTGGACAGACAGCTTCTAAAAGCTTTGGGGAAAGATGAGAAGACAGGGACAGAACTGGAACTCTCCTTTGCAGACGGGGGGAGGGAAAGCTTTGTGGTCTGCGGCATATTGGAGCGGGATCAGGAGCTGAGCAGATATCCTGTCTATGTCTCGAAAGCCTATGCGGACAACAGTAGGGCGCTCAGGGATATTCCCTATACAGCCCTGGTTAAAATTGTGGACGCAGGGGATATGCAGATATCGGAGTTTTCGGGTGTGGTAAATAATCTTGCCGTCAAATATGAGATCGATAGAAACCAGGTTAATATAAACGGAAATTTTGAGTATTCCCTCCAGAAAACCAGTGCTGTGCTTTTGATCGGAGTTGTGGGGCTTATCATATTATTTGCCGCTGTAGTTGTCATATACAGTATTTTTTACCTGTCTGTGACAGGCAGGATCCATCAGATCGGGCAGCTCAGAACCATCGGCATGACAAAAAAGCAGATAAACAGGATGATCTTCAGTGAGGGGTTTATGCTCAGCGGCATTGGGATTCCTACCGGGATTCTCATAGGCATTGTGTCTGCGTATTTTATCAGGCCCGGGGGCTTTACTGGGGCAGGACTTTTCCTGACAGTATGTATGTCAGCCGCCTTTGGGGTGCTCACTGTACTCTTTTCTGTGAGTAAGCCGGCTAAGATGGCGGGAAATATTTCGCCTGTGGAAGCAGTGAGATACACCGGGGATGAAAAAAGCAGAGAGGAAAAAGACAGGCCGCACAGGAAACTGACAGCGCGAACTATGGCGAAAAGTGTCTGGAACAACAACGGGAAAAAGGGCGTTTTGACCACGGTGTCATTGGCCATAGGGGGTATCTTGTTTATGACAGGTGCTGCCTATATGGCAGCGTGGGACGCTGAGGAATATTCCAGAGCGGGAGACTTTGAAGACTGGGAATATATTGTGGATTATGCGTACGATGCACATGGCAATACACAGAGGTATGGGATCACAGAATGGCAGATGGAAGGAACACTGAGTGAAGAGTTAAAACAGAAACTGGAGAATATTCCCAATGTAAAGCGGGTCAAAAAAGAAATCAACACTTCAGCAATAATCAGGGACGGCAGTAGAGAGCTGATGGAGAACGTCTATCCGGTGACGGAGGAGAACAGAGAAGAACTGGATGCTCTGCTGGATGCGGGAAGTACCGACAGGCTGGATCAGAACTCTGTCATAATCGTCAACACCAGACTCATAGAATCCATATTTCAAATATCTCTGGATATGGAGAAAGAGGTAGAACTGGAGTGGTATAACGGCACAAACAGGGAGCGCACTGTGCAGATCGTTGGGGTAAAAGAGCGTGCAGATGATGACAGGAATCTGGAAGACGGTATTTATATTTCAGGAAAAGTAATGGAAGAGATGTGGCCGGAAATGAATAAAACTTCAGCTTTTTACGTGACAGCAGAGGAGTATGGGAATAATGCAGAGGCTGTCGAGGAGGATATCCTGAACATACTGGATGACTATAAAAATCTTAGGCTGCAGACTCTCAGGGAGAAAAAAATAGACGATGCGGCACAGACAAAGGCCTTAAATACACAGGTTTACGGGCTTACTATCTTTATCATTATCTTCAGTATTTTTAATATGATCAACACCAGTATCAGCAGCATAACGGCAAGAAGGAGAGAATTTGCCATGCTGGAATCCATTGGGATGGAGAGAAGACAGATTGTGAAAATGCTCTGCATTGAGAATATTTACCTGGCTGTTCCAAATCTGATCATTACCCTGACGGCAGGAGGACTGGCCGGTTTTGGCATTGTGTGGGCACTGAGAAAATATGCGGGTGCCGCTTATATGCACTTTCAATTTCCTTTGGTGGAATACGGGATCTATGCCCTGTGCATGCTGTTTGTACCAATGCTGATCACATATATCTGTCTGAGATCGCAGAACAGAGATTCCCTGGTAACAAGGATCAATTACACCGAGTAATATAGAAAAATGAAAAGAAAAAGACACATTAGGTTATGAGTCTCATACATTACTCTATTTTATCGCTGCTTCGGATTTCTTATAATAAAACAAACAGAGGGTTCCGGAACACCTGTAAGTTTACAGCAGTAAGTTCACAGCAAAAAAGGAGATAAGGTATGAGATTAAAAAGAATGAGTGCCATTTTACTGGCATCGGCAGCAGCGGCAGTATTGGCAGCCTGCGGACAGAACGCGGACGGGCAGGAGAAGGAAAGCAGCGGATCAGAGAAAAAAAGTGACGGGGTACTGTCTGTCATGACATGGGATGACAATCAGGCAAAAGGCCTGCAGAAGATCCTTGATGATTTTACCAAGGAGACGGGGATCAAGGCGGAGACAGGCGTGGTCAAATGGGATGAATACTGGACTATGCTGGATGCGGGAGCCAGGGGCGGTACACTCCCTGATGTATTCTGGATGCATTCCAATGAAGCGGAACGCTATATGACCAACGGACTGCTTCTGGATCTGACAGATAAGATCGAGAGCAGTGACAGGATTGACCTTGCCAATTACCCGGAGGATATTGTAAAATTATATAACAATGACAACAAACAGTACGCAGTGCCAAAGGATGTGGACACCATTGCCCTGTGGTATAATAAGAAGATGTTTGACGAGGCGGGCGTAGAGTATCCCACAGCAGAGTGGACCTGGAATGATGTGTTTGAGGCAGCCAAAAAGCTCACAAAAGAGGATGGCAGCCAGTACGGTCTTGCCATGCGCAATGACAACAACCAGGCGGGCTACTACAATATGATCTATGACAATGGCGGTTATATTATCTCGGAGGATAAGAAAAAGTCTGGGTGGGATGATCCCAAGACGATCCAGGCCATGGAAATGCTGGAGAGCTGGATCCAGGCAGGGGTTATGCCCACACTGGA is a window encoding:
- a CDS encoding sensor histidine kinase, with protein sequence MKKIIRLFLIAFHFLAVCGGSIFLFVQPVSFSAKVILCAVLWGLWAAGMGSFLYFRNQYVRYSGDVCRYAQQIMEGNPCSEVQNQETLTSKMVMELKKTGEILGYKASAAEKEKAETQQLVSDITHQLKTPVTNIKMYGDTLCEEELSGEEVRQFVQVIVQQIGKLEFLIDALSKMSRLESRMMHMHPDHCKVNRTVSQAIDTVASRAKEKGIELQVNVRETLEVCHDSKWTAEALGNILDNAVKYTESGGKIIVSARNLEMYIVISVSDTGIGIDSGHYNQIFQRFYREAKAAKTEGLGIGLYLARQIITLQGGYIKVRSKAGYGTEFEVFLPRRAA
- a CDS encoding ABC transporter permease is translated as MNIDKNNNRRVVWRTAKSNLLGNRLYSFFTVLTIILAVSLISGLAMVQKSAETEKQKILDTMQHVMYMNITEQQMQGLSEDEQTEMMVPYKEGSEVKEDGVKLYPFYIESHSSGIVTYTPAEGKVPELENEIAVDRQLLKALGKDEKTGTELELSFADGGRESFVVCGILERDQELSRYPVYVSKAYADNSRALRDIPYTALVKIVDAGDMQISEFSGVVNNLAVKYEIDRNQVNINGNFEYSLQKTSAVLLIGVVGLIILFAAVVVIYSIFYLSVTGRIHQIGQLRTIGMTKKQINRMIFSEGFMLSGIGIPTGILIGIVSAYFIRPGGFTGAGLFLTVCMSAAFGVLTVLFSVSKPAKMAGNISPVEAVRYTGDEKSREEKDRPHRKLTARTMAKSVWNNNGKKGVLTTVSLAIGGILFMTGAAYMAAWDAEEYSRAGDFEDWEYIVDYAYDAHGNTQRYGITEWQMEGTLSEELKQKLENIPNVKRVKKEINTSAIIRDGSRELMENVYPVTEENREELDALLDAGSTDRLDQNSVIIVNTRLIESIFQISLDMEKEVELEWYNGTNRERTVQIVGVKERADDDRNLEDGIYISGKVMEEMWPEMNKTSAFYVTAEEYGNNAEAVEEDILNILDDYKNLRLQTLREKKIDDAAQTKALNTQVYGLTIFIIIFSIFNMINTSISSITARRREFAMLESIGMERRQIVKMLCIENIYLAVPNLIITLTAGGLAGFGIVWALRKYAGAAYMHFQFPLVEYGIYALCMLFVPMLITYICLRSQNRDSLVTRINYTE
- a CDS encoding ABC transporter ATP-binding protein — its product is MNILQTRNLTKYYGKEPLLVKALDGINMEIEQGSFTAIVGRSGSGKSTLLHMLGGLDCPTGGSVMVDGQELSGLDSNELTIFRRRKIGFVFQNFNLMPNLNIYDNIVLPVELDGRSADDKYLKEIVTVLGLEDKLKRKPGKLSGGQQQRAAIARALVTKPAIILADEPTGNLDSQTSQEVLGLFQAASRRFHQTLVMITHNEEIAQVADRTIRIEDGKIVESGWSS
- a CDS encoding ABC transporter substrate-binding protein, translated to MRLKRMSAILLASAAAAVLAACGQNADGQEKESSGSEKKSDGVLSVMTWDDNQAKGLQKILDDFTKETGIKAETGVVKWDEYWTMLDAGARGGTLPDVFWMHSNEAERYMTNGLLLDLTDKIESSDRIDLANYPEDIVKLYNNDNKQYAVPKDVDTIALWYNKKMFDEAGVEYPTAEWTWNDVFEAAKKLTKEDGSQYGLAMRNDNNQAGYYNMIYDNGGYIISEDKKKSGWDDPKTIQAMEMLESWIQAGVMPTLETMSENGEDVLFQSGKIAMTFQGSWMLAYFKENEYTAENCDCVELPMNAETGKRMSVYNGLGWAAAANGEHTEDAWKLIEYLGSKEAQIKQAELGITMSAYKDTSDAWANSADFNLKAYLNMMDDMVIRPYSKTTVTWENKANEILKEVYAKDKSMADACREIAEFMDQSLAEE